The Paenibacillus spongiae nucleotide sequence AATTCCAGGTAGCTCTTCATCGTACCGTCCAGCATCGGATGGTTGATCTTGTCATCCTTGACGTTCCAGCTTCTGTGGCCGAACATATCCATCAGTCCGGCCATCATGCCGAAGCCTTGACCGGCGCCGGCCGCACCCATGAAATAAGTGTCCGGCTTGCCGTTGCCGTCGGGATCCTGCTCGGTGACCGCTTTGGCATACGCGAATACCTCGTCCGCCGTCTTCGGCATCTCCATGCCCAGCTTCTTCAGCCAGTCCTGACGGATGAAGTTGCCCCATACGTCCGGAAATACCGGCAGACGCGGAATGCCCACCATATTGCCGTTATCGGTCGACCAATTCTTATATTCCTGCGTGACGTACGTCATCATCTGCGGCATATAAGGCAATATTTCCGTCGCATCCAGCAGCTGGCCCTGCTTGAACAGTGCTTGCGCGATCGCTTTGTCTCCCAGCAGGACGACATCCGGCGCATCGCCCGACGCGAAGCGGACATTCGTCTTGTTGACGAGGTCTTCGCCGGACAGATTGGTGAATTTCAGCGTAACGTTGAACGTTTTCTCGTAAAATTCTTTAATCATGTCCTTGGTGGCAGGCTGATTAATGAAACCGCTGAGCATGATGTCGATCGTGTAGTTTTTGCTCATGTCGTCATAGGCGTAGCTCTTGTCGTAATCGACGGCTTTCGGCACGTCGGGGAATTTCTCGGGAAACACGAGGTCCTCCGGCTTGACGGCGTCTTCCGCCCCGCCTTCTGCGCCGCCGGAAGCATTGCCTCCTTGCTTGTCGCCGCTCTCTGTTTCGGCCTGATTCCCGGTCCCGTTTCCGCCGGAGTTCGCGTTCTTGCCTCCGCTGCTGCATGCTGCGAGCAGCAGCGATAGGACGAGCATTAACGAAATCGCGAGTACGGTTGTTTTTCTAAACATGCCTGTATCCCCTTTTCGTTCGTAATTTGGTGATCTTGCATTAGGTCTTGCATTCTTCTATGCCAAGAAGCCCGCGGTGCTTCGTTAGCAACACAATGCGCCTTGCCTTTCACTTTCAATGAATCATCCTTTGACCGCTCCCATATACACCCCTTTAACGAAATACTTCTGCAGGAATGGATATACCAACAAAATGGGCAAAGTTCCGACGATGACCGTCGCCATTTTCATCGATTCCGGCGTAATCGCGCTTCCGTTGATCACCAGTGATTGCATGGCGTCGCTCGATGCGGCGGTCAGCATATTTTTTAGAATGAGCTGCATCGGAAACAAATTCGCATCATTGAGGTACACCATCGCGTCGAACCAGCTGTTCCAATGGAACACCATGCTGAACAGCCCAATGGCGGCCAGCGCCGGAGCAGCCAGCGGCACAACGATGCGCACCAGCATCTGAATCTCGGACGCGCCGTCGATCTTGCCGGCTTCGATCAGCCCGTCCGGCAGGTTCTCAATGAAAATCTTGATGACGAGCAGGCCGAAGCTGTCCACGAGATAGAGCAGAACGAGCGCCCAGATGGAGTCGATCAGACCCAGCTCCTTCACGACCAGATAAGTCGGGATCAGGCCCGCATTGAACAGAATCGTCGCAACGACGAGAAACAGCATAATATTGCGGCCCGGCAACGTCCGTACGGACAGCACGTAGGCGCCGACGACGGTCAGGAGCAGCATGAGGCCGGTGCCGATGACGCTGCGGAAGACCGAGATGCCGAACGACTTCCAGATCAGCGGTGAGACGAGAATGCGTTCGTAGGCCGCGAAGGTCGGTTCATGGGGAATGATGACGAAATAATTGCGCTTCATCATCTCCACTTGGCCCGTCAGCGACATGCCGAGCACGTAGAGCAGCGGGAAAACCGCCGAAATGACAATCAGGATGACGAGGACGTGAATGACGATTTGATAGGTTTTCTCCGACCTGGATTTATACATGGCTTCCCCTCCTATAGCGATCCCTTACCAGATGCCGCGGCCGGACAGCTTCTTGGCGAAATAGTTGCATATGACGACAAGCGCAAGTCCGATAACCGACTGGAACAAGCCGACGGTCGCCGCCAGGCTGAACTGCAGCCTCGCCAGCCCTTCCCGGTACACCCAAGTATCGATGACATCCGCCTTATCGAGTACGGCATCGTTATAGAACAACAGAATTTGTTCGCCGCCCGCGTTCAACAGGAAGCCCAGATTGATGCATAGCACGAACGTGACGACCGGCATGATGCTCGGGAACGTAATATGCCGCATGCGCTTGAGCGGGCCTGCGCCGTCGATAACGGCCGCCTCGTACAACTGCGCATCGACGGTAGACAAGGCGGCCAGATAGATAATCGTGCTCCAGCCGATTTCCTTCCACAGCGCCGAACCGATCAGAATCGGCCGGAACCATGATGAATCAAGCAGAAATTCATGCCGGTCGAATCCGAAAGCCGCCAGCATATTGTTGACGAAGCCCGAGCCGACCGAGAAAAAGCCGAATACGACGCCGAACACGATCACCCAAGAGAAGAAGTGCGGAATATAGACGAGCGTCTGCAGCCAGCGCTTGAGCCGCCTGGTCGCCATATCGTGGAACATGATCGCCAGAATGATCGGCGGCAGGAAGCCGCAGACGAGCCGGAGCACGCTGATCTCAATCGTATTGCTGATGACGTTCGGAATGTCCGGCGACAAGAAGATGTCTTTGAAATTTTGCAGGCCGACCCACGGGCTCTGGAATACGCCCGATCCCAGCTGCAGCTCCTTGAAGGCTACAACCCAGGCCAGCAGGATCGGCCAATATTTGAACACCAGGAAGTACGCCAATACGGGAATAAACAGCAAATAGAGCGTACGGTGCTGTTGAATGCGCTTCCACAAAGATGGTTTGCGGCCAGCGGATAATCCTGCCGTTCCCGGATTCCCCACACCGGGTACTGCGACGGCTGCCGTCTTGCCCGCCGATGGCCTTCTTGCTTCGGACATGCTTGTTCCTCCCTTTCGTGATAGCGCTTTCTAAAGCTCATTCTATCATGCTGATTCTAAGGGAATGTTCATTGTGCGATTGAAAATGTACACGGTGGAACTGTATCCGCTTCAGGAAATCATTAGGGTAGTACTCTGGATAATGGAAGTTAATGTATTCGCTTACGATTACAAAACTTACAACCAACGGTAACGATTGCGGTAATCGCTCGGATTTTCACCGAAACGGGATTTGAACAGCCTGGAGAAATAATGGACGCTATTGAAATGGAGCGAAGCCGCGATAGCGGTCACCGACCGGTCGGATTCTTGCAGCATCGCTTTGGAAGCTTCCAGCTTGCGCGCCAGATGATAACCGTGCGGAGAATCGCCATAGATGCGCCGGAATAGCCTCGAGGCATAATCATGACCGTATGGCGACCAGGCTTCCAGCCAGCCCGGATCGTACGCTTCCCTGGCCAGTTCGTCGAGCTTGCCTTTAATGAACGTAATATGCAGAAGACGCGGATCGTCCGACTGCCCGCCGCCGGAAAGTGTACGGGACGTCCGTCCGAGCAGCTGCAGCAGAATGCCGCGCAGAATGAGCGGGCTGAACGAATCGTTCTTGCGGAACTCCGCAACCGATTCCTGAAACAATGCCCTCGGCCAGCCCCCTGTTTCGAGGCAGGCCGCAACGCCCGGCAGACGGGGCTGCCCCGCCGGTACATCATGCAGGTCGGTCAGGTTGCTTGCAGGTTCGATCATGAGCCCGCCCGGAGCCGTCCATTCTTCCTCGCCCGAACGTACATATGGCTTGAAATGCAGGCCGAACAGCGTGAACGGGTCATGATCGTCGGCCCGGAACCAATGTGGCTCACCTGGACCATAATAGAAGAGCTGACCCGGTCTGACGTCGAATCGCTGTCCGGTGATGACGGCTTCGCCGGTGCCCCTTTCTACATAGATAAATTGATGATCGTGTATGAAACGGGGGCCGAACGATTCCCCTCCGCTGCAAATTAGCCGGTTGGCATAGCGGACGGCAGGGTACAGTGTCTCCTGCGTCAAATCGCGATTCATCTTCATAGCGACGCCTCCTGTCAAGGTCTTAATCGCCCTCAATGTAGCACATCGACCGATAAAGTACAAATGAGTCCCGCCGCAGCCAAAGACGTCCGCGCGCCGCCGTACTATGCTGTTCTTAACACTAGTCGAACTATTTTCAACTCGTCATTATTTTTATGTACACGCTTCCGAAGCTAGTTTTTGCTCGACTGACGTCGGGCACAGCACGCAAAAACTTATGCCTATGCTTCCGATGCCAGTTTTGTTGCGACGTAGTTTCACTGTAGTATCACTCCACAAAACTTAAGCACACGCTTCCGAAGCTAGTTTTTGCTCGACTGACGTCGGGCACAGCACGCAAAAACTTATGCCTATGCTTCCGATGCCAGTTTTGTTGCGACGTAGTTCACTGTAGTATCACTCCACAAAACTTTCAGGAGGTTCCACCATGTCCACCCCCTTAACAGACAACGACAAGAAGCCCATTGCGTCAGAACTCCGGGATGCCACGCCGCTGCTTGACGATCCGGAGGCCCTCCGGGCGCAAGCCTCCGCAGACGGGTACCTGTACTTCCGCGGATTTCTGGAACGGGAAGAGGTTATGAATGTTCGTAAAGAGATATTGGAGATCATAAGCCGCGACGGCCTTCTCGATCCGGCTCATCCTTTCATGGAAGGAATGACGCTTCCGGAAGAAGTGCACCGATATACGCAGGAGGAAATCTCCTGGAACGGTGTCGGTGTACCCATGCACTTATACCATGAAGTGCAAAAGCTCGAGTCCTTCCATGCTTTGGCTCACCATCCGCGGCTAATCGCGATGTACCGGACGCTGTTCGGAGAAACGCCTTTCGTTCATCCGCGCAATATCGGCCGGATCATGCTGCCCCATCAGGATCAGAAGGTGACGCCGTCGCATCAGGATTTCCTGCACATTCAAGGTGCAGACAATACGTGGACGTGCTGGATGCCGATCGGAGATATTCCCAAATCTCTCGGTGGGCTTACGGTTCTGAAGGGAAGCCGGCAAGCAGGGCTGCTTGGCGTAACGGAAGCGCCCGGCGCCGGCGGTCTGGAGAGCATTCTGTGCGGGCTGAATTACGAGTGGCAAACCTGCGATTATCAAGCCGGCGATATTCTCACGTTCCACAGCCATACCGTCCACAAATCGACGCCGAACCATATCCCGAACCAGCTTCGTCTATCCTGCGACTACCGCTATCAGCCGCTGAGCGCGCCGATCGAGAACAATTCCCTGCTCCCTCACGGTCCTTATGCGTGGGACGAATTATACGAGGGCTGGAGCAGAACCGACCTTCAGTTCTATTGGCAGAAAGAAACGTTCGACTTCAAGCCGTTCGATGTCTCCATACGGTGGCAGCAGGAGAAAATTTGCTAAATGACGGAAAGGCCTCCATCCTCTATTCATACCGGGGATCGGGGCCTTTGTCAGTTCATGAATTAAAAAAACTGCCGATCCGATTACGAATCAACAGTTTCAACTTCTCCCTAGGATAAAGGAGCCTTCATTCCCGATTGCCGGTATTCCGACGGCGATACCCCATACTTCTTTCTAAATACGGTCGAAAAATGGCGCATATCCTGATAGCCGATCCGCTCGGCCACCTCGGCCAGCTTCAGCTTCGGATTGCTCAGCAGCTGCTCCGCCTTCTCCATTCGTAACTGGATGACATACTCCTTGAATCCA carries:
- a CDS encoding ABC transporter permease codes for the protein MSEARRPSAGKTAAVAVPGVGNPGTAGLSAGRKPSLWKRIQQHRTLYLLFIPVLAYFLVFKYWPILLAWVVAFKELQLGSGVFQSPWVGLQNFKDIFLSPDIPNVISNTIEISVLRLVCGFLPPIILAIMFHDMATRRLKRWLQTLVYIPHFFSWVIVFGVVFGFFSVGSGFVNNMLAAFGFDRHEFLLDSSWFRPILIGSALWKEIGWSTIIYLAALSTVDAQLYEAAVIDGAGPLKRMRHITFPSIMPVVTFVLCINLGFLLNAGGEQILLFYNDAVLDKADVIDTWVYREGLARLQFSLAATVGLFQSVIGLALVVICNYFAKKLSGRGIW
- a CDS encoding extracellular solute-binding protein translates to MFRKTTVLAISLMLVLSLLLAACSSGGKNANSGGNGTGNQAETESGDKQGGNASGGAEGGAEDAVKPEDLVFPEKFPDVPKAVDYDKSYAYDDMSKNYTIDIMLSGFINQPATKDMIKEFYEKTFNVTLKFTNLSGEDLVNKTNVRFASGDAPDVVLLGDKAIAQALFKQGQLLDATEILPYMPQMMTYVTQEYKNWSTDNGNMVGIPRLPVFPDVWGNFIRQDWLKKLGMEMPKTADEVFAYAKAVTEQDPDGNGKPDTYFMGAAGAGQGFGMMAGLMDMFGHRSWNVKDDKINHPMLDGTMKSYLEFMKKLNDNKLLAPDWYTIQWEQFKAYTLQNKIGMVNYPGWNLLQEQYSASQNDVKTIENWAPVPPLSAVAGQEGLMPPGGSPGGIYVISKKAGEDPGKLKRIAHFLDAVQYPNKYYWVGNQGGGSEVWPDYTKVVQNEDGTYFYESDMAKLQNEMKPELKGMMDWQSLGYTLIWERHRYAPDVPYNEPGDKYQDIVRAYPRQTNYDMLLNLDGPTMNRLKDFTQKNEIAFVLGKRSFDDWDKYVDEWKKAGGQKLIEQAAEQLKVTAP
- a CDS encoding phytanoyl-CoA dioxygenase family protein → MSTPLTDNDKKPIASELRDATPLLDDPEALRAQASADGYLYFRGFLEREEVMNVRKEILEIISRDGLLDPAHPFMEGMTLPEEVHRYTQEEISWNGVGVPMHLYHEVQKLESFHALAHHPRLIAMYRTLFGETPFVHPRNIGRIMLPHQDQKVTPSHQDFLHIQGADNTWTCWMPIGDIPKSLGGLTVLKGSRQAGLLGVTEAPGAGGLESILCGLNYEWQTCDYQAGDILTFHSHTVHKSTPNHIPNQLRLSCDYRYQPLSAPIENNSLLPHGPYAWDELYEGWSRTDLQFYWQKETFDFKPFDVSIRWQQEKIC
- a CDS encoding helix-turn-helix domain-containing protein, translated to MKMNRDLTQETLYPAVRYANRLICSGGESFGPRFIHDHQFIYVERGTGEAVITGQRFDVRPGQLFYYGPGEPHWFRADDHDPFTLFGLHFKPYVRSGEEEWTAPGGLMIEPASNLTDLHDVPAGQPRLPGVAACLETGGWPRALFQESVAEFRKNDSFSPLILRGILLQLLGRTSRTLSGGGQSDDPRLLHITFIKGKLDELAREAYDPGWLEAWSPYGHDYASRLFRRIYGDSPHGYHLARKLEASKAMLQESDRSVTAIAASLHFNSVHYFSRLFKSRFGENPSDYRNRYRWL
- a CDS encoding carbohydrate ABC transporter permease; translation: MYKSRSEKTYQIVIHVLVILIVISAVFPLLYVLGMSLTGQVEMMKRNYFVIIPHEPTFAAYERILVSPLIWKSFGISVFRSVIGTGLMLLLTVVGAYVLSVRTLPGRNIMLFLVVATILFNAGLIPTYLVVKELGLIDSIWALVLLYLVDSFGLLVIKIFIENLPDGLIEAGKIDGASEIQMLVRIVVPLAAPALAAIGLFSMVFHWNSWFDAMVYLNDANLFPMQLILKNMLTAASSDAMQSLVINGSAITPESMKMATVIVGTLPILLVYPFLQKYFVKGVYMGAVKG